In Cellvibrio polysaccharolyticus, a genomic segment contains:
- the fliD gene encoding flagellar filament capping protein FliD encodes MAIDSDYIKQQATQLANYEVQSALAKANRTEARYKAQLSAVTTLESSLRTFGSAVKGLKSLTSNMLVNSAALSHEGIATASVGLKAIQGSYDFFVEQLASRHQFSIEGLQDGDIDTSGSLTIGQGDKSFTIDLSTIDNNEDGSNSLAELASAINKASDNTGVKATLVRSNGQVSLVLASEKTGADNAITLSTSNTSGGAFDTALTNRRELSQAQDAKVRLGGEGGMELTNASNTFNEIIDGVSLTFTKAHKPGDQPLTVGIDQDKTATKEKAQSFVTALNTLMSSFDTLTASGGENGTRGPLAGDSSIRAIENMLNQALRGNYGGATLMDFGITSDRNGKLTIDSDRFEKALAEKPEAFEKLFKDKGGLLETIDKSITPYTNSANGVMKTRKESLNLMLRRMDDQFDNLQKQYDNYYSRYLKQYTSMMQTMSAMESTFGMF; translated from the coding sequence ATGGCAATTGATTCAGACTACATCAAGCAGCAGGCTACCCAGCTGGCCAACTACGAAGTGCAAAGTGCCCTGGCGAAAGCCAATCGCACCGAAGCCCGTTACAAGGCACAGCTGAGCGCTGTGACTACGTTGGAAAGTTCGCTACGAACCTTTGGCTCGGCGGTTAAAGGGTTGAAGTCCCTCACCAGCAACATGCTGGTAAACAGCGCCGCGCTCAGCCACGAAGGTATCGCCACGGCCAGCGTCGGTCTCAAAGCCATTCAGGGCAGCTACGATTTTTTTGTTGAGCAACTTGCCAGCCGTCATCAGTTTTCTATTGAAGGATTGCAGGACGGTGATATTGATACCAGCGGCAGCCTTACCATTGGCCAGGGCGATAAAAGTTTCACCATCGACCTGAGCACCATTGATAACAATGAAGACGGTAGCAACTCGCTGGCTGAATTGGCTTCTGCCATTAACAAAGCCAGTGATAACACCGGCGTTAAAGCCACGCTGGTGCGCAGTAACGGACAGGTTTCGCTGGTATTGGCCAGTGAAAAAACCGGTGCCGACAATGCCATCACCCTGAGCACCAGCAATACCAGTGGCGGCGCTTTCGATACCGCACTGACCAATCGCCGTGAATTGAGCCAGGCGCAGGATGCCAAAGTTCGTCTGGGTGGTGAAGGCGGTATGGAGCTGACCAATGCCAGCAACACCTTTAACGAAATTATTGATGGTGTCAGCCTCACCTTTACCAAGGCACACAAGCCAGGCGACCAACCGCTAACCGTCGGTATTGATCAGGACAAAACGGCAACCAAAGAAAAGGCGCAATCCTTTGTCACCGCGCTGAATACCTTGATGAGCAGTTTTGACACCTTGACCGCCAGCGGTGGCGAAAACGGAACGCGTGGGCCATTGGCGGGTGATAGCAGCATCCGCGCCATTGAGAATATGCTCAACCAGGCATTACGCGGCAATTATGGCGGTGCCACGCTGATGGATTTTGGTATTACCAGTGATCGCAACGGCAAACTGACCATTGATAGTGACCGTTTTGAAAAAGCTCTGGCCGAAAAACCAGAAGCCTTTGAAAAACTGTTTAAAGATAAGGGCGGCCTGCTGGAAACCATTGATAAAAGCATCACGCCCTACACCAACAGCGCCAATGGTGTGATGAAAACCCGTAAGGAAAGCCTCAACCTGATGTTGCGTCGCATGGATGACCAATTCGACAACTTACAAAAGCAGTACGACAACTACTACAGTCGTTACCTTAAACAATACACCAGCATGATGCAGACCATGTCTGCCATGGAATCTACTTTCGGTATGTTCTGA
- a CDS encoding OmpA family protein, with protein sequence MKRGDKDHEIIVKRRSKKGHDDAHGGAWKVAFADFTLAMMALFMVLWIVQPQNQGETLAGDMMSNPLVDGGSGIFDGKSRSPLDLDGVPVQVNRTTSESNEATRPQTVTDERATKPGEGEPIDLRELAKMMETVALQLDAEANIEVQIVPQGLRILIKDDQQRFMFERGSARLNPHFQELLNRLAAVLAPTVNKLIISGHTDATAYRENAAYNNWNLSGDRALRARNVMVSAGLPSDHVLQVTAQADGMPLRPDAPEDGANRRIEILLLTAQAEALYRELFGDTQMRVDYSAESVDLIAPEMTL encoded by the coding sequence ATGAAGCGTGGTGATAAAGACCATGAGATCATCGTCAAGCGCCGTTCCAAAAAAGGTCATGATGATGCTCACGGCGGCGCCTGGAAGGTGGCTTTCGCCGATTTTACCCTCGCAATGATGGCGCTGTTTATGGTGCTGTGGATTGTACAGCCGCAAAACCAGGGCGAAACCCTCGCAGGCGATATGATGTCCAACCCGCTGGTAGATGGTGGCTCGGGTATTTTTGATGGTAAAAGCCGTTCGCCGCTGGATCTCGACGGCGTACCGGTACAGGTTAATCGCACCACCAGCGAAAGCAACGAAGCCACCCGCCCGCAAACAGTCACTGACGAACGGGCCACCAAACCGGGTGAAGGCGAGCCGATTGACTTGCGTGAGCTGGCCAAAATGATGGAAACCGTGGCGCTGCAACTGGACGCCGAAGCCAACATCGAAGTGCAGATTGTGCCGCAAGGTTTGCGAATTCTGATTAAAGATGACCAGCAACGCTTTATGTTCGAACGCGGCAGCGCCCGCCTTAACCCGCACTTTCAGGAATTGCTCAACCGGCTGGCCGCCGTACTGGCGCCTACCGTCAACAAACTGATTATCAGTGGCCACACCGACGCTACCGCTTACCGCGAGAATGCCGCTTACAACAACTGGAATCTTTCCGGCGACCGTGCCTTGCGCGCCCGCAATGTCATGGTGAGTGCCGGTTTGCCTTCCGACCATGTTTTACAGGTAACCGCGCAGGCCGACGGCATGCCGCTGCGCCCCGACGCGCCGGAAGATGGCGCCAACCGGCGCATTGAAATTCTTTTACTGACCGCCCAGGCAGAAGCACTCTACCGCGAGCTGTTCGGGGATACGCAAATGCGGGTGGATTATTCGGCGGAGAGTGTCGATTTGATTGCGCCGGAAATGACGCTGTAA
- the fliS gene encoding flagellar export chaperone FliS, translated as MSNYQINESYEGYRSVDLEVRAASSSPYQLVLVLFDGLLDELARARGHIEGKRFQQKGQSLEKCMNILNGLNSALDYDNGGETVQGLSRLYDYCIYRLSDVSVSLSLEGIDEVINLLSVVREGWEGVNAARA; from the coding sequence ATGAGTAATTATCAAATTAATGAAAGCTACGAAGGCTATCGCTCGGTCGATCTGGAAGTGCGTGCGGCCTCCTCGTCACCTTATCAGCTGGTGCTGGTGCTGTTTGACGGATTGCTCGACGAATTGGCGCGCGCTCGCGGCCACATTGAAGGCAAACGCTTTCAACAAAAAGGCCAGTCACTTGAAAAGTGCATGAACATTCTTAATGGTCTTAACAGTGCACTGGACTATGACAACGGCGGCGAAACCGTGCAGGGTCTTTCAAGACTTTACGATTACTGCATCTACCGTCTTTCCGATGTCAGCGTCAGCTTGTCGCTGGAAGGCATCGACGAAGTGATTAACCTGCTGAGCGTCGTGCGTGAAGGCTGGGAAGGCGTGAATGCAGCCCGAGCTTGA
- the fliK gene encoding flagellar hook-length control protein FliK: MLQLASWNLPQAATPHSSEKPLLDADILTSENLPADAGADFTAEFALINELETTAPPEQLAPAATGDEITSPASLDITLQDTEALIQYWLGQQPEQSVASDAPPAITPDQTAATIPVDPLAALLNDTAKVQAQDTAALPRDNQADALPPVQQRPAGNIAATLPADALVDDRVKQPTADIMENQQRATMSARSNTALNLDSDANNTPANTNLLASAIRQADAASARDATPNPVSAAIVDSIESDLDATALRAPLTQNPATMTTSVGTPGSRAPEANFKFEGPEAKWGEQMLHALRNQVELQLQQRSQSATIRLDPPELGSMEIFLTHESGRLTVQISAAQTDVAKMLHQSSERLRQELTQQNFIQVNVQVGSGSDSQREQPGRHTAGVHFGGESISDNQLADEATDAQHTARNQDVLITV; this comes from the coding sequence ATGTTGCAGTTAGCAAGTTGGAATCTTCCACAGGCCGCCACACCACACAGCAGTGAAAAACCGTTGCTGGATGCCGACATTCTGACTTCTGAGAACCTGCCTGCAGACGCAGGTGCAGACTTTACTGCCGAATTTGCATTGATTAACGAACTGGAAACTACGGCACCCCCCGAGCAGCTTGCGCCCGCCGCCACCGGCGACGAAATCACCTCACCGGCATCTCTGGATATCACCCTGCAGGACACCGAGGCGTTAATTCAGTATTGGCTGGGTCAACAACCCGAGCAGTCTGTAGCAAGCGATGCGCCTCCTGCGATAACGCCGGATCAAACCGCAGCCACCATTCCCGTTGATCCTCTGGCCGCTTTATTAAACGACACCGCGAAAGTGCAAGCACAAGATACCGCGGCTTTGCCCCGGGACAATCAGGCAGATGCCTTACCCCCGGTTCAACAGCGACCTGCCGGTAATATTGCGGCAACCTTGCCGGCTGATGCTCTGGTCGATGATCGGGTAAAACAGCCAACGGCTGACATCATGGAAAATCAGCAGCGCGCCACCATGAGTGCACGTTCAAATACCGCGCTGAATCTGGATAGCGATGCTAACAACACGCCTGCCAACACCAACCTGTTGGCCAGTGCCATTCGCCAGGCTGACGCCGCGTCTGCAAGAGATGCTACGCCCAACCCGGTGAGTGCAGCGATCGTTGATAGCATTGAGTCAGACCTTGACGCTACAGCATTGCGCGCACCCTTAACGCAAAACCCCGCCACCATGACAACATCGGTTGGCACTCCCGGCAGCCGTGCGCCTGAAGCCAATTTCAAATTTGAAGGCCCGGAAGCAAAATGGGGTGAGCAAATGTTGCACGCGCTACGCAACCAGGTAGAACTGCAACTTCAGCAACGTTCGCAAAGCGCCACCATTCGTCTCGACCCGCCAGAACTTGGCAGTATGGAAATTTTTCTCACCCATGAATCCGGTCGTCTGACAGTACAAATATCGGCGGCGCAAACTGACGTGGCAAAAATGCTGCATCAATCGAGTGAACGTCTGCGTCAGGAACTGACCCAGCAGAATTTTATTCAGGTCAATGTGCAAGTCGGTAGCGGTAGTGATAGCCAACGCGAGCAACCGGGCCGACACACAGCTGGTGTACATTTTGGCGGTGAATCTATTAGCGATAATCAGCTCGCCGATGAGGCAACTGATGCACAACACACTGCGCGCAATCAGGATGTGTTGATCACAGTTTGA
- a CDS encoding winged helix-turn-helix domain-containing protein, with protein MNCAARFYPALYQLMLVRNGVEEKVDLGFSGSRLLERLVRNPGEVVTREELMSHAWSDRVVGQGSLNQQIYTLRQVLGDEKNREIIQTLPRRGYLLNPNYLVPEAVTAAPEQPASEPVNTALIVPTGLVARPAVYGANRFLPFALLGLLGLGWLSWFYQSHRPVELYNSELRMGNVSVFYRDANKERLQHLIHNTQTLTQRLSELAQQPTRLFLENRGDFYEMLCLSEGGHHHLMTFHSSQLGRIVDEQLRQCLR; from the coding sequence GTGAATTGTGCTGCCCGGTTTTATCCGGCGCTGTATCAATTGATGCTGGTTCGCAATGGCGTGGAAGAAAAAGTTGACCTGGGGTTTTCCGGCAGTCGCTTGCTGGAACGGCTGGTGCGTAATCCCGGTGAGGTAGTGACGCGCGAAGAATTGATGAGCCATGCCTGGTCTGACCGGGTGGTGGGTCAGGGCAGCTTGAACCAGCAAATTTATACCTTGCGCCAGGTGCTGGGTGACGAAAAAAATCGCGAAATTATCCAGACCTTGCCGCGTCGTGGTTATTTGCTCAACCCGAATTATTTAGTACCGGAAGCGGTAACTGCCGCGCCCGAGCAACCTGCCAGTGAGCCGGTCAATACCGCCTTGATAGTACCGACCGGGTTGGTTGCCCGCCCCGCTGTGTACGGTGCAAACCGATTTTTACCCTTTGCGCTGTTGGGGTTGCTGGGCCTTGGTTGGCTGAGCTGGTTTTATCAAAGTCACCGCCCGGTTGAGCTTTATAACAGTGAACTGCGTATGGGCAATGTCAGTGTTTTTTACCGCGATGCCAACAAAGAGCGGTTACAGCACTTGATCCATAACACCCAAACCCTTACCCAGCGACTCTCTGAACTGGCACAGCAGCCAACCCGTTTATTTCTCGAAAACCGGGGAGACTTCTACGAAATGTTGTGTTTGAGCGAGGGCGGCCATCATCACCTGATGACCTTTCATAGCAGTCAACTGGGACGTATTGTTGACGAGCAATTGCGCCAATGCTTGCGATAA
- the flgA gene encoding flagellar basal body P-ring formation chaperone FlgA, which translates to MPILKMVSISMNSLAFMKNHGYFATALFPHWGKRLVACGKAFSAFYVAALCVSSGIAAAQTTSQQIDAAVESYLQQMLRQQAASEGWQGMRFSHTSTRLNSSDGLSRCQQPLQVTPAGRAGLTATRQRIDVRCGGEAGWEMPVSSQLAVFLPVVVSSEVIDRGATITPAQLTLQEQEISKLTRGFYHRIDQVADQGAKRRMRAGQVITPSLLTLPTLVRRGQKVTMVANQDGISASALGEAMEHGQQGAIIKVKNLRSGKVVEALVLENGSVSSTF; encoded by the coding sequence ATGCCCATCTTGAAGATGGTTTCTATCTCTATGAATTCGTTGGCTTTTATGAAAAATCATGGCTATTTTGCGACAGCCCTTTTTCCGCATTGGGGTAAGCGTCTGGTGGCATGCGGAAAGGCTTTTTCCGCTTTTTATGTCGCCGCCTTGTGCGTGAGCAGCGGTATCGCAGCCGCGCAAACCACCAGCCAACAAATTGATGCCGCGGTAGAAAGCTATTTGCAGCAGATGCTCAGGCAGCAGGCGGCGAGCGAGGGTTGGCAAGGGATGCGCTTCAGTCACACCAGCACCCGGCTGAACAGCAGTGATGGCCTGTCGCGCTGCCAGCAACCGCTGCAAGTCACGCCAGCGGGCCGAGCCGGTTTGACCGCCACGCGTCAGCGTATTGATGTTCGCTGTGGTGGCGAAGCCGGTTGGGAAATGCCGGTGAGCAGCCAGCTTGCGGTTTTTTTACCGGTAGTGGTGAGCAGTGAGGTGATTGATCGCGGTGCGACCATCACCCCGGCGCAGCTGACGTTACAGGAGCAGGAGATCAGCAAATTAACCCGCGGCTTTTATCACCGCATTGACCAGGTAGCTGATCAGGGCGCCAAACGCAGAATGCGTGCCGGCCAGGTGATTACTCCTTCTTTATTAACCCTGCCAACGCTGGTGCGCCGTGGCCAAAAGGTCACCATGGTGGCTAACCAGGATGGCATATCAGCCTCCGCACTCGGCGAGGCGATGGAGCACGGCCAGCAAGGGGCGATTATCAAAGTGAAAAACTTGCGCAGTGGCAAAGTGGTGGAAGCGCTGGTACTGGAGAATGGCTCCGTGAGTAGTACCTTTTAA
- the flgM gene encoding flagellar biosynthesis anti-sigma factor FlgM, whose translation MEISRHLKPGYSVQAETRPAIKTDAAPAAKDSALRNASGEPRLEQLQEAIGRLPDIDLDKVAAIKLALQRGDITTDSAALASSIVTYHSGSDA comes from the coding sequence ATGGAAATCAGCAGGCACCTCAAGCCAGGCTACAGTGTTCAGGCAGAAACCCGCCCTGCCATCAAAACCGATGCCGCACCGGCCGCCAAAGACAGCGCGCTGCGCAACGCATCCGGCGAGCCTCGCCTTGAGCAGTTGCAGGAGGCCATTGGCCGCCTGCCGGATATAGATCTCGACAAAGTTGCCGCCATTAAACTGGCCCTGCAACGCGGCGATATCACCACCGACAGCGCCGCTCTTGCCAGCAGCATCGTGACTTATCACAGCGGCAGCGATGCATGA
- a CDS encoding FliA/WhiG family RNA polymerase sigma factor, with product MNANCVIGYDYSTAQSSHSVFSAAAEQQLLMQYLPLVKRIVNQLSLQVSAVMDREDMEQIGLMGLLESLRRYGQPDENFGKFAGLRIRGAILDELRRQDWRPRQIRQETHKLRDAIRQLSRQLGRNPEEEEILNFTGITAKAYQDFLQADAGEAIESLDELLQNGNEACIGSSAGVEERVIRERLLAQALSVLSERERLILTLYYQHELSLKEIALVLELTDARICQLSKQAIAKATHYLTERN from the coding sequence ATGAACGCAAACTGTGTCATTGGTTACGATTACAGTACTGCGCAAAGCAGCCACTCTGTTTTTTCGGCGGCTGCCGAGCAACAACTGTTAATGCAGTATTTGCCGCTGGTAAAACGCATCGTTAATCAATTGTCACTGCAAGTCAGCGCGGTTATGGACCGTGAAGACATGGAACAGATTGGCTTGATGGGTTTGCTGGAAAGCTTGCGCCGTTATGGCCAGCCTGATGAAAACTTCGGAAAATTTGCCGGCCTGCGAATTCGCGGTGCGATTCTCGATGAGCTGCGCCGTCAGGATTGGCGCCCGCGCCAAATCCGCCAGGAAACCCACAAGTTGCGGGATGCCATCCGCCAACTGAGCCGGCAGCTGGGGCGCAACCCGGAAGAAGAAGAAATTCTCAACTTTACCGGCATCACCGCCAAAGCCTATCAGGATTTTTTACAGGCAGACGCCGGTGAAGCGATTGAAAGCCTTGATGAGCTTCTGCAAAACGGCAACGAGGCCTGCATTGGCAGTAGCGCCGGTGTCGAAGAACGCGTCATCAGAGAGCGTTTGTTAGCCCAGGCGTTAAGTGTTCTCAGTGAACGTGAACGCCTTATTCTCACTTTGTATTACCAGCACGAACTCAGCCTGAAAGAAATCGCGCTGGTACTTGAGCTGACCGATGCGCGAATTTGCCAACTGAGCAAACAGGCCATCGCCAAAGCCACTCATTATTTAACCGAGAGAAATTAG
- the lafA gene encoding lateral flagellin LafA gives MALSIHTNYSSLITQTNLSKTNNALGTNQQRLGTGLRINSAADDAAGLQIATRLNAQSRGMDVALRNTGDAISLLQTAEGAFNEMTDIVQRMKDLATQAANDTNSAEDRTALAAEFTELNAELSNIFDNTTYAGEKLFAGTDSKFSSADGVIFQIGATAAEQLTLDVSDKVSGVAALLGGTGSFSALDLSSAASGAAAITALNTALDTIGELRTDFGANINRLNHTANNLSNMKDNTDMAKGRVMDADFAKESANMTKNSMLMQSGISMLKQAGQMPSMVMSLLG, from the coding sequence ATGGCTCTGTCGATTCATACTAACTATTCCTCACTGATTACCCAAACCAACCTGAGCAAAACCAACAATGCGCTGGGCACCAACCAGCAGCGTCTGGGCACTGGTCTGCGCATCAACTCTGCCGCTGACGATGCTGCCGGTTTGCAAATTGCTACCCGTTTGAACGCTCAGTCCCGTGGTATGGATGTAGCACTGCGTAACACTGGCGATGCTATCTCCCTGTTGCAAACTGCTGAAGGTGCATTCAATGAAATGACCGATATCGTTCAGCGTATGAAAGACCTGGCAACCCAGGCAGCGAACGATACTAACAGCGCTGAAGACCGTACCGCTCTGGCAGCAGAGTTCACTGAATTGAATGCCGAGCTGAGCAATATTTTTGACAACACCACCTATGCGGGTGAGAAGCTGTTTGCTGGTACTGACAGCAAATTCTCTTCCGCCGACGGTGTGATATTCCAGATTGGTGCTACCGCGGCAGAACAACTGACCCTGGATGTCTCTGACAAAGTAAGCGGTGTTGCAGCATTGTTAGGTGGTACCGGTAGCTTCAGTGCTCTGGACCTGAGCTCAGCAGCAAGTGGTGCAGCGGCTATCACTGCATTGAACACGGCTCTGGACACCATTGGTGAACTGCGTACTGATTTCGGTGCCAACATCAACCGTCTGAACCACACCGCTAACAACCTGAGCAACATGAAAGACAACACCGACATGGCCAAAGGCCGTGTAATGGATGCTGACTTCGCTAAAGAAAGCGCCAACATGACCAAAAACTCCATGTTGATGCAGTCCGGTATTTCCATGCTGAAACAAGCTGGTCAAATGCCAAGCATGGTTATGTCTCTGCTGGGTTAA
- the motA gene encoding flagellar motor stator protein MotA gives MQKVLGVLIIITCVLGGYAMAHGEMAMLWQPAEVVIILGAGLGSLVVGNPKEVLLEMCSQIKEVFLFKRRGEEFQRQLLMMLYELLEMVGEGGLKALDEHIEEPDESELFAKYPLILQEKNLMAFIADNFRLMAMGKISAHELEGFLEQELEAMEHALLQPARSLHKIGEAMPGFGILAAILGIIITMGNIGGSVAEIGSHVAAALVGTFLGIFFCYCVMEPLSNAMSQRIKTELSALECVRTTLVAHVAGKPTLLAVDAGRKLIEQDVKPAFRQLETWVNRYEDERDAA, from the coding sequence GTGCAAAAAGTTTTAGGTGTATTGATCATTATCACCTGCGTGCTGGGCGGCTACGCCATGGCACACGGCGAGATGGCCATGTTGTGGCAACCGGCCGAGGTGGTCATTATTCTCGGTGCAGGTCTGGGCAGTCTGGTGGTAGGCAACCCCAAAGAAGTGTTGCTGGAGATGTGTTCGCAAATTAAAGAAGTGTTCCTGTTCAAGCGCCGCGGCGAAGAGTTTCAACGCCAACTGTTGATGATGTTGTATGAGCTGCTGGAGATGGTGGGTGAGGGCGGTCTTAAAGCGCTGGATGAACACATTGAAGAGCCGGACGAGAGTGAGCTCTTTGCCAAATATCCGCTGATCCTTCAGGAAAAAAACCTGATGGCGTTTATTGCCGACAATTTTCGTTTGATGGCGATGGGAAAAATTTCTGCTCACGAACTCGAAGGCTTTCTCGAGCAGGAACTGGAAGCGATGGAACACGCGCTGCTGCAACCGGCGCGCTCACTGCATAAAATTGGTGAAGCCATGCCCGGCTTCGGCATTCTCGCCGCTATTCTCGGTATCATCATTACCATGGGTAATATTGGCGGCTCTGTTGCCGAAATTGGCAGTCACGTAGCCGCTGCGCTGGTAGGAACCTTCCTCGGTATTTTCTTCTGTTACTGCGTCATGGAGCCATTAAGCAACGCCATGAGCCAGCGCATCAAAACCGAACTTTCCGCCCTTGAATGCGTGCGTACCACGCTGGTAGCCCACGTGGCTGGCAAACCCACCTTACTGGCGGTAGACGCCGGGCGTAAGTTGATCGAGCAGGATGTGAAGCCGGCCTTCCGTCAACTGGAAACCTGGGTGAATCGCTACGAGGACGAAAGGGACGCAGCATGA
- a CDS encoding flagellar basal body-associated FliL family protein, translating into MPLPRIIVILLLINTLILVGGITLVYTLIQPLQAGAQLQPAADGSVPVAKQPNKEYKFFPINKIIISLQEDGREHYFVMDLVLQTAINEDSKKLEQIDPMVRNSVVAHLSGLPFSQLRAMPIADLQTTLEEVLTQDFANRNLAQPFAHVLVSKLIVQ; encoded by the coding sequence ATGCCGTTGCCACGAATCATTGTTATCTTGCTGTTAATTAATACCCTTATTCTTGTTGGCGGTATTACGCTGGTTTATACCCTGATACAACCTTTGCAGGCCGGGGCGCAACTCCAACCCGCTGCTGACGGTTCGGTGCCAGTGGCGAAACAGCCCAACAAGGAATACAAATTTTTTCCGATTAATAAAATTATCATCAGCCTTCAGGAAGATGGTCGCGAACATTACTTTGTAATGGATCTGGTATTACAAACCGCGATTAATGAGGACAGCAAAAAACTGGAGCAAATTGATCCGATGGTGCGCAACTCGGTGGTCGCGCATCTCTCCGGATTACCCTTCTCGCAGTTACGCGCCATGCCCATCGCTGATTTGCAAACAACACTGGAGGAAGTGCTCACCCAGGATTTTGCCAACCGCAATCTGGCACAGCCCTTCGCTCATGTGCTGGTCAGCAAACTGATTGTGCAATAG
- a CDS encoding flagellar FliJ family protein, which translates to MKARIATLSRLASLRGIRVQQMLGTVTYQQNLCQRYRNNITGLNRLCGFTVPMSTALQRDNQQKYKMTLHKMIELQQRELNLAEENLTRIRGELMEAMRSEKVVHHVIDHKMNQWQQLLTQQEQKIQDGLAAQSWWRNNGTNG; encoded by the coding sequence ATGAAAGCCCGCATTGCAACTCTCTCGCGGCTGGCCAGCCTGCGCGGTATTCGCGTACAGCAAATGCTCGGCACCGTGACTTACCAGCAAAATCTCTGTCAGCGCTACCGCAATAATATTACCGGCCTCAACCGCTTGTGCGGCTTTACCGTGCCGATGAGCACCGCTCTGCAACGCGACAACCAGCAGAAATACAAGATGACGCTGCACAAGATGATTGAGCTGCAGCAGCGCGAATTGAACCTCGCCGAAGAGAATCTGACCCGCATTCGCGGTGAATTGATGGAGGCGATGCGCAGTGAAAAAGTGGTTCATCATGTCATTGATCACAAAATGAACCAGTGGCAACAGCTGCTGACGCAGCAGGAGCAAAAAATTCAGGATGGCCTCGCAGCCCAGAGCTGGTGGCGTAATAACGGCACTAACGGTTAA
- the flgN gene encoding flagellar export chaperone FlgN — protein sequence MNRREQLLQVAEQDIQLDTADYTRLQTLMHELHQALLAHHCPQIDALNNDIATLLTNLSGRAQRRSKILSAFGLGSGGQAMNQFFQQYAATRRGTIRQQWEQLGQLTSQCKFLNERNGKLLAMHNDILTQLLDNQRDAQLYSPQFF from the coding sequence ATGAATCGACGTGAGCAGCTTTTACAGGTTGCCGAACAGGATATTCAGCTGGATACCGCTGACTACACCCGGCTACAAACACTGATGCACGAGCTGCATCAGGCGCTGCTCGCTCATCACTGCCCGCAAATTGATGCACTCAACAACGATATCGCTACCCTGCTGACCAATTTGTCCGGCAGGGCGCAGCGCCGCAGCAAAATTCTCAGCGCCTTTGGCCTGGGCAGTGGCGGCCAGGCGATGAATCAGTTTTTCCAGCAATACGCCGCTACCCGCCGTGGCACTATTCGCCAGCAGTGGGAGCAACTGGGCCAGCTCACCAGCCAGTGCAAATTCCTCAACGAGCGCAATGGCAAGTTGCTCGCCATGCACAATGACATCCTTACCCAACTGCTCGACAACCAGCGCGATGCCCAGTTGTATTCCCCGCAATTTTTCTGA